One Methanomassiliicoccales archaeon DNA window includes the following coding sequences:
- a CDS encoding formate/nitrite transporter family protein encodes MTNRPCDIVDLAGKAGVYKSKLSPGNLLLRGFMAGLYIAVGAALATVCSTGVANYLGAGIGKLVAGAVFPVGLIAIVLTGMELFTGDAMLVPMAAMMKLVTWKRVFYVWVFVYIGNFIGSLFWAFLMAVGPLQTGDISAVSGNAVSESGFYLNAFGVNAINIAAAKTLTYKAAGGLMGMTSVFMNAIACNLLVNVAILLALSSKEMIGKFFGIWFPIMAFVASGFEHCVANMYFIPAGMMALAMHPEYSLPANTLLAHYGGITVSDFLIWNLIPATIGNIIGGFLFVGVVYFYAFRSELPTVCPSEVPGAQARKEEMNK; translated from the coding sequence ATGACGAATAGACCATGTGATATCGTAGATCTAGCAGGCAAAGCAGGTGTTTACAAATCCAAACTGTCGCCCGGCAATTTGCTTCTTCGTGGATTTATGGCCGGTCTCTACATTGCCGTTGGTGCTGCTCTTGCTACTGTCTGTTCAACTGGTGTTGCGAATTATCTGGGCGCTGGGATAGGAAAATTGGTTGCTGGCGCTGTTTTCCCGGTAGGTCTCATTGCCATTGTATTGACAGGTATGGAGCTCTTCACAGGCGATGCCATGCTTGTGCCGATGGCGGCGATGATGAAGCTTGTCACATGGAAGCGCGTTTTTTATGTGTGGGTTTTCGTTTACATTGGAAACTTCATTGGTTCACTGTTTTGGGCGTTCCTCATGGCCGTAGGGCCATTGCAAACTGGTGACATTTCTGCTGTTTCTGGCAATGCGGTTTCTGAAAGTGGCTTCTATCTGAATGCATTTGGTGTTAATGCGATCAACATCGCTGCTGCAAAGACGCTCACATATAAGGCTGCCGGTGGGCTAATGGGGATGACGTCTGTGTTCATGAACGCCATTGCGTGTAATCTACTCGTCAATGTCGCAATTCTGCTTGCGCTTTCATCAAAGGAGATGATCGGAAAATTCTTCGGAATTTGGTTCCCGATCATGGCATTCGTTGCGAGCGGATTTGAGCACTGTGTTGCTAACATGTACTTCATTCCCGCCGGCATGATGGCGCTAGCGATGCACCCTGAGTATTCGCTGCCGGCGAACACACTGCTAGCACATTACGGAGGAATTACAGTCAGCGACTTCCTTATCTGGAATCTGATACCCGCGACGATCGGTAACATCATCGGTGGATTCCTTTTCGTTGGCGTCGTGTACTTCTATGCATTCCGTAGTGAACTGCCAACGGTCTGTCCATCCGAAGTTCCAGGTGCTCAGGCGAGGAAAGAGGAAATGAACAAATGA